One part of the Anopheles coustani chromosome 2, idAnoCousDA_361_x.2, whole genome shotgun sequence genome encodes these proteins:
- the LOC131264087 gene encoding endochitinase-like, translating to MCYLYVNIKTIVVDLDNCLPNSVLPTFSSNRRVAVSDMMRKVGAIVLCLVLSFFPHLINGQSKKCACSFNLQEATSIGFLPEYVPMEICTHVIFKWFRFPRFVARQMLFDDDDKIAFSQLVTSVRKRSRSGRVVASINGTGTDFSRASETTDLRRAFVQAASTLLLELDADAIELNWERPGNQYGGKGIATDRRTMVTLLQDLRQVVNAASSLIKGRPRELWIRGSIHPNLISSFYNTFDVCNLVDQVTLDAIWSGSLSHAPVHNSRVTIYHREFGFSSKIKIGDGLTGATQTWIDNGCPPKKVLLGVGLHGLLNTVLSHKIKFFGDDFFKWGSGDMKRMAYSELCQSLRQPGWSFGWDQEGLTPYATRSLDNDQSERLSYENVSSLRYKMDLVEQKRLGGVYVDNIHSDDIYGSCGQAYLLSSYIASRLQAIPSDIGFAIEWN from the exons ATGTGTTACCTTTATGTCAACATCAAAACCATCGTTGTCGACTTAGACAACTGTCTACCCAACAGTGTGCTTCCAACGTTCTCGAGCAACAGACGTGTCGCCGTGTCCGATATGATGCGCAAGGTTGGTGCTATTGTGCTGTGCTTGGTTTTATCCTTCTTTCCTCACCTGATCAATGGGCAGAGTAAAAAGTGTGCCTGTAGCTTCAACTTACAAGAAGCAACTTCAATCGGCTTTCTTCCCGAATACGTTCCCATGGAGATCTGCACGCACGTGATCTTCAAGTGGTTTCGCTTTCCGCGGTTCGTCGCTCGTCAAATGCTGTTCGAT GACGACGACAAGATAGCGTTCTCCCAGCTTGTGACGAGCGTTCGGAAGCGCTCGAGGTCGGGACGTGTGGTGGCATCGATCAACGGCACGGGAACGGACTTTTCCAGAGCATCAGAAACGACTGATCTAAGGCGAGCGTTTGTACAAGCCGCATCAACGTTGCTGCTCGAGCTGGACGCCGATGCGATCGAGCTCAACTGGGAGCGACCCGGCAACCAATACGGTGGCAAAGGAATTGCAACCGATCGGCGTACGATGGTGACACTGCTGCAGGATCTGCGGCAGGTGGTGAACGCGGCCAGCAGCCTCATCAAAGGACGCCCTCGGGAGCTATGGATCCGTGGATCAATCCATCCGAATTTGATCTCTTCGTTCTACAACACCTTTGACGTGTGCAATCTGGTCGATCAGGTGACGCTCGATGCGATTTGGAGCGGATCGCTATCACATGCACCGGTCCATAATTCGAGAGTGACTATTTACCATAGAGAGTTTggattttccagcaaaatcaaaatcGGAGATGGTCTT ACGGGTGCAACACAGACGTGGATCGACAACGGTTGCCCTCCGAAGAAAGTCCTGCTCGGCGTTGGTTTGCATGGTTTACTGAACACGGTATTATCGCACAAAATTAAGTTCTTTGGGGACGATTTCTTTAAATGGGGCTCAGGTGACATGAAACGAATGGCCTATTCAGAG CTCTGCCAGAGCCTGCGACAACCGGGATGGTCTTTTGGATGGGACCAGGAAGGTTTGACACCGTACGCCACCAGATCGCTCGACAACGACCAGTCAGAGCGGCTCAGCTACGAGAACGTCAGCTCGCTGCGCTACAAGATGGATCTGGTCGAGCAGAAACGGCTCGGAGGTGTCTACGTGGACAATATTCATTCGGACGACATCTACGGCAGCTGCGGGCAGGCTTACCTACTCTCCAGCTACATTGCGTCCCGTTTGCAAGCTATACCGTCCGATATTGGGTTTGCCATCGAATGGAACTAG
- the LOC131264088 gene encoding endochitinase-like, whose translation MLLFVTISNIADVSDNCPPNSVLPTFSNNRRVAVVFMMRKVRVIVVCLVLSIFPHLIDGQSKTFACSFNSQEAASIGFLLEYVPMEICTHVIFKWFRFPRFVARQMFFDDNDKITFSRLVTSVRQRSRTGRVVASIDGTGSDFSSASGTNVRRRAFVQAASTLLLELDADVIELNWERPGNENSGTGIATDRLTMVTLLQDLRQVVNAASSLIKGRPRELWIRGTIHPNLISSSYNTFDVCDLVDQVTLDTTSTAGSTSHAPIYSKSITSPNFGPFKGEVINTEDGLTDATQTWIDNGCPPKKVLLGIGLHGFLKTISSSDYGFLSNRFLSSSATQTYDDVLNFDLFQLCQTLRERGWSFGWDQQGFTPYATRSFYNGQLQRLSYEDVNSLRYKMDLVEQKRLGGVYVNNIHSDDIYGTCGQAYSLAGYIASRLQAIPSDIGFAIEWN comes from the exons atgttactttttGTCACCATCAGCAACATCGCCGACGTCTCGGACAACTGTCCACCCAACAGTGTGCTTCCAACGTTCTCGAACAACAGACGTGTCGCTGTGGTTTTTATGATGCGCAAGGTTCGTGTTATTGTGGTGTGCTTGGTTTTATCCATCTTTCCTCACCTGATCGATGGACAAAGTAAAACGTTTGCCTGTAGCTTCAACTCACAAGAAGCAGCTTCAATCGGATTTCTTCTCGAATACGTTCCCATGGAGATCTGCACGCACGTGATCTTCAAGTGGTTTCGCTTTCCACGGTTCGTCGCTCGCCAAATGTTTTTCGAT GACAACGACAAGATAACGTTCTCCCGACTTGTGACGAGCGTTCGGCAGCGCTCGAGGACGGGACGCGTGGTGGCATCGATCGACGGTACAGGGTCGGACTTTTCCAGCGCATCCGGGACGAACGTGCGAAGGCGAGCGTTTGTTCAAGCCGCATCCACGTTGCTACTCGAGCTGGACGCCGATGTGATCGAGCTCAACTGGGAGCGACCTGGCAACGAAAATAGTGGCACAGGAATTGCAACCGATCGGCTTACGATGGTGACATTGCTGCAGGATCTGCGGCAGGTGGTGAACGCGGCCAGCAGCCTCATCAAAGGACGCCCTCGGGAGCTATGGATCCGTGGGACCATCCATCCGAATCTGATCTCTTCGTCCTACAACACCTTTGACGTGTGCGATCTGGTCGATCAGGTAACGCTCGATACGACCTCTACTGCCGGATCGACGTCACACGCGCCGATCTATAGTAAGAGTATCACTTCACCTAACTTTGGGCCCTTTAAAGGCGAAGTTATCAACACGGAAGATGGTCTT ACGGATGCGACACAGACATGGATCGACAACGGTTGCCCTCCGAAGAAAGTCCTGCTCGGGATTGGTTTGCATGGTTTCctgaaaacaatttcttcaTCCGATTATGGGTTCTTGTCGAACAGATTTTTATCGTCGAGTGCAA CCCAAACATACGATGACGTGTTGAACTTTGACTTGTTCCAGCTCTGCCAAACCTTGCGTGAACGAGGATGGTCCTTTGGATGGGATCAGCAAGGTTTCACACCGTACGCCACCAGATCGTTCTACAACGGACAGTTGCAGCGGCTCAGCTACGAGGATGTCAACTCGCTGCGCTACAAGATGGatctggtcgaacagaaacgGCTCGGAGGCGTCTACGTGAACAATATCCATTCGGACGACATCTATGGCACCTGTGGACAGGCGTACTCTCTGGCTGGCTACATTGCGTCCCGTTTGCAAGCGATACCGTCCGACATTGGGTTTGCCATCGAGTGGAACTAG
- the LOC131264089 gene encoding endochitinase-like yields MRKVGVIVVCLVLSLCPHLINGHSKKFACSFNSQEAASISFLPEYVPMEICTHVIFKWFRFPRFVARQMLFDDNDKIAFSRLVTSVRQRSRTGRVVASINGTGSDFSRVSETNVRRRAFVQAASTLLLELDADTIELSWEVPGNQYDGKGIETFRRTMVTLLQDLRQVVNAASSLIKGRPRELWIRGSIHPNLITTSYNTFDVCNLVDQVALSTTSRTESTSHAPIYGSSITLPSLGPFKGAVINSEDGLTDATQTWIDNGCPPKKVLLGVGLHGFLKTISSSDYGYLADSFLSAPKHVLYFDFFQLCQTLRERGWFFGWDQQGFTPYATRSFYNGQLQRLSYEDVNSLRYKMDLVEQKRLGGVYVDNIHSDDIYGNCGQAYPLSGYTASRLQAIPSDIGFAIEWN; encoded by the exons ATGCGCAAGGTTGGTGTTATTGTGGTGTGCTTGGTTTTATCCCTCTGCCCGCACCTGATCAATGGACATAGTAAAAAGTTTGCCTGTAGCTTCAACTCACAAGAAGCAGCTTCAATTAGCTTTCTTCCCGAATACGTTCCCATGGAGATCTGCACGCATGTGATCTTCAAGTGGTTTCGCTTTCCGCGGTTCGTCGCTCGTCAAATGCTCTTCGAT GACAACGACAAGATAGCATTCTCCCGACTTGTGACGAGCGTTCGGCAGCGCTCGAGGACGGGACGCGTGGTGGCATCGATCAACGGCACGGGGTCGGACTTTTCCAGAGTATCAGAAACAAACGTGCGAAGGCGAGCGTTTGTGCAAGCCGCATCAACGTTGCTACTCGAGCTGGACGCCGATACGATCGAGCTCAGCTGGGAGGTACCCGGCAACCAATATGACGGCAAAGGCATAGAAACCTTTCGGCGTACGATGGTGACATTGCTGCAGGATCTGCGACAGGTGGTGAACGCGGCCAGCAGCCTCATCAAAGGACGCCCTCGGGAGCTATGGATCCGTGGATCCATCCATCCGAATCTGATCACTACGTCCTACAACACCTTTGATGTGTGCAATCTGGTAGATCAGGTGGCGCTCAGTACGACGTCTAGGACTGAATCGACGTCTCACGCGCCGATTTATGGTTCGAGTATCACTTTGCCTAGCTTAGGGCCCTTTAAAGGTGCCGTCATCAACTCGGAAGATGGTCTT ACGGATGCGACACAGACATGGATCGACAACGGTTGCCCTCCGAAGAAAGTCCTACTCGGGGTTGGTTTGCATGGTTTCCTGAAAACGATTTCTTCATCAGACTACGGGTATTTGGCGGACAGCTTTTTATCGGC CCCAAAGCACGTGTTGtactttgattttttccagCTCTGCCAGACCTTGCGTGAACGCGGATGGTTCTTTGGATGGGACCAGCAAGGTTTCACACCATACGCCACCAGATCGTTCTACAACGGGCAGTTGCAGCGGCTCAGCTACGAGGACGTCAACTCGCTGCGCTACAAGATGGATCTGGTCGAGCAGAAACGGCTCGGAGGCGTCTACGTGGACAATATCCATTCGGACGACATCTATGGCAACTGCGGACAGGCGTACCCTCTGTCGGGCTACACTGCGTCCCGTTTGCAAGCGATACCATCTGACATTGGGTTTGCCATCGAGTGGAACTAG
- the LOC131264090 gene encoding endochitinase-like, producing MFTKHLPNRFLKNVLLFVTIINIANVSDNCPPNSVLPTFSSKRRHTVSDMMRKVGVIVVCLVLSIFPHLIDGQSKTFACSFNSQEAASIGFLPEYVPMEICTHVIFKWFRFPRFVARQMLFDDNDKIAFSRLVTSVRQRSRTGRVVASIDGTGSDFSSASGTNVRRRAFVQAASTLLLELDADAIELNWERPGNENSGTGIATDRLTMVTLLQDLRQVVNAASSLIKGRPRELWIRGTIHPNLISSSYNTFDVCDLVDQVTLDTTSTAGSTSHAPIYSTSITLPNFGPFKGNVINTGDGLTDATQTWIDNGCPPKKVLLGIGLHGYLKTGSSSDQGFLSNRFLSLSASDGKRMAYRELCQTLRERGWSFGWDQQGFTPYATRSFYNGQLQRLSYEDVNSLRYKMDLVEQKRLGGVYVNNIHSDDIYGTCGQAYALAGYIASRLQAIPSDIGFAIEWN from the exons ATGTTTACCAAACATCTTCCAAACAGGTTTCTGAAGAATGTGTTACTTTTCGtcaccatcatcaacatcgcCAACGTCTCGGACAATTGTCCACCCAACAGTGTGCTTCCAACGTTCTCGAGCAAAAGACGTCATACTGTATCGGATATGATGCGCAAGGTTGGTGTTATTGTAGTGTGCTTGGTTTTATCCATCTTTCCTCACCTGATCGATGGACAGAGTAAAACGTTTGCCTGTAGCTTCAACTCACAAGAAGCAGCTTCAATTGGATTTCTTCCCGAATACGTTCCCATGGAGATCTGCACGCACGTGATCTTCAAGTGGTTTCGCTTTCCGCGGTTCGTCGCTCGTCAAATGCTCTTCGAT GACAACGACAAGATAGCGTTCTCCCGACTTGTGACGAGCGTTCGGCAGCGCTCGAGGACGGGGCGCGTGGTGGCATCGATCGACGGCACAGGGTCGGACTTTTCCAGCGCATCCGGGACGAACGTGCGAAGGCGAGCGTTTGTTCAAGCCGCATCGACGTTGCTGCTCGAGCTGGACGCCGATGCGATCGAGCTCAACTGGGAGCGACCTGGCAACGAAAATAGTGGCACAGGAATTGCAACCGATCGGCTTACGATGGTGACACTGCTCCAAGATCTGCGGCAGGTGGTGAACGCGGCCAGCAGCCTCATCAAAGGACGCCCTCGGGAGCTATGGATCCGTGGGACCATCCATCCGAATCTGATCTCTTCGTCCTACAACACCTTTGATGTGTGCGATCTGGTCGATCAGGTGACGCTCGATACGACCTCTACTGCCGGATCGACGTCACATGCGCCGATCTATAGTACGAGTATCACTTTGCCTAACTTTGGGCCCTTTAAAGGAAACGTTATCAACACGGGAGATGGTCTT ACGGATGCGACACAGACATGGATCGACAACGGTTGCCCTCCGAAGAAAGTCCTGCTCGGGATTGGTTTGCATGGTTACCTGAAAACGGGTTCTTCATCCGACCAAGGGTTCTTGTCGAACAGATTTTTATCGTTGAGTGCAAGTGACGGAAAACGAATGGCCTATCGGGAA CTCTGCCAGACCTTGCGTGAACGAGGATGGTCCTTTGGATGGGACCAGCAAGGTTTCACACCATACGCCACCAGATCGTTCTACAACGGGCAGTTGCAGCGGCTCAGCTACGAGGATGTCAACTCACTGCGCTACAAGATGGatctggtcgaacagaaacgGCTCGGAGGCGTCTACGTGAACAATATCCATTCGGACGACATCTACGGCACCTGTGGACAGGCGTACGCTCTGGCCGGCTACATTGCGTCCCGTTTGCAAGCGATACCGTCCGACATTGGGTTTGCCATCGAGTGGAACTAA